A segment of the Deltaproteobacteria bacterium genome:
AGACGCGCTTCTTCTCCGAACGGGTCACCTGCAAGATCGCGCCGATTAGCAGCGGTTCACTGGGGTTGGTAAACGCCTTGCGCCGGCCCCCGCTCTCGACCACCAAGGCGCCGTCGGCGTTGACCCCAAACTGTCGGGCCGCCAGAGGATTGCGATTTATATCCACCACCCGATAAGACACGCGCGCTGACACCGAGCGCACACGCCAGAGCAGGTCCTCGATCTCGCGGTTGCGGGTGTCCTGCGAGCGCAGGAAAGCGGTGAGGCTGACGTCGTGCTGGAGGTTATGCAGGACCTGGAGCGAATGCTCGGCCAGGGTGTAGGCCTTGTCCGGCGTCAAGTCGAGCCGCAGCGGGTGGCGGGTGCTGATCGCCACCGCCATCGCCATTGCCCCCGCCAGACCCACCGTGCCGACGGCCAGTAGCAACCAGTGACGCCAGGCCCCTTTCATGCCGATACCGCCCCTGCCGCCGTGATTCCGCTTGGGCACCGGCGCCTCAGCCGCGCCAGGTGCGCGACTCGAGCACGCGCAGGGTCAGGAAGTTGAAGAAGGCGATGAAACAGACGAAATAGAGCACGTCGCGAAGATCGATCACCCCGCGCACAAAGGTCTCGAAGTGATCGAACATCGACAACTGCGCCAGCACCCGCAGCACGGGTGGGCTGCTGGCGGCTTCGTTCCAGGTCAACGCCCAGAACATCAGCAGAATGCCGAGGGTGGCAATGGCGGCGACCACCTGGTTTTCGGTCAGGGCCGAGATGAACAAGCCGCAGGCGATGAAGCTCAAGCCGAGAAACAACAGGCCCAAGTAGCCGCTGAGAAGCGGCGCCCAGGGCAACGGCTGCAGCGCCAAGAGGTAGGCCGGATAGCCCAGGGTGCCGATCAGCAACACCAGCAGAACCGCGGCGCAAGCACTGTACTTGGCCCCGAGGATGGTGCGGTCGCGCAACGGATAGGTGAGCAGCAGCTCGATGGTGCCGAGCTTCTTCTCTTCGGCGAACAGCCGCATGGTCAATAGCGGCATCACCAGCAGCAGCACCATCGACATCGAGTAGGGCGCCCCGGCCAAGAAGGCGAGCCAGAAGTTGCCGAGGATGTTGAGGCCGAAGCCGTACTCGACGAAATAGATCAGCCAGGTGTAAAAGAAGAAGCCGCACAGACAAAAGAACACCGCCGCCATTACGTAGAACAGCGGCGAGGTAAAATACGAACGCAGCTCCTTGCGAAACAGGGCCAGGAAGCTCACAACGTGCCCGCCGTCCCTTCGCCGCCCGGCTCGTCCTCGCTGGTGACCAAGCGCACGAACAGATCTTCCAGCGTCAGCGGCAGCGGGCGGACTTCGAGTAGGCCCCAGCCTTGTCCCACGATCGCTGCGGCCAGAGCCTTGCGCACGCGGTCGCCCTGGCCGCCGGAGTGAATGACCAGGCTGGCTGCGCCGCCGTCTTGATTGGTGAGTTCGACCGACTCGACCCCCGGAAGCGCCCGCAACGCGGCGCACACTTGCGCCGGCGGTCCTTCCACCTTGACCAACGTCCGTTCGCTGCCGGCCACGCGGCGCGACAAGTTGGCCGCCGTGTCCTGCGCCACCACGTGTCCGCGATCGAGTATGACCACGCGATCGCAGGTGGTGCTGACCTCGGGCAGGATGTGGGTGCTGAGCAGCACCGTGGTGCGGCCGCGCAGGCCGCCGATGAGCGAGCGGATCTCGATGATCTGGCGCGGGTCCAAGCCGACGGTGGGCTCATCGAGAATCAGCACCGCCGGCTCGTGGAGCAAAGCCTGCGCTAGCCCGACTCGTTGGCGGTAGCCCTTCGAGAGCTAGCCGATCAGGCGGCCGGCAACCTCCGTCAGCCCGCAGTCGCGCATCACCGCGGCCACGCGCGCGCGCCCATGGCGTCCAAGGCGGCGGACCTCGGCGCAAAACCGCAGGAACGCCTCCACCCGCATGTCGGGGTAAAGCGCGGTGCTCTCGGGCAGATAGCCGATCTGCTGGCGCAGCTCGAGTGCTTGCGCCGTCACGTCCAGCCCGGCCACCTGAGCCGCGCCGGCGCTGGGTGGAAAGAAGCCAGTGAGAATACGCATGATGGTAGTCTTGCCTGAGCCATTGGGCCCCAGCAGGCCGATGATCTCGCCGCGAGCAACGTGGAACGAGA
Coding sequences within it:
- a CDS encoding ABC transporter permease subunit; translated protein: MSFLALFRKELRSYFTSPLFYVMAAVFFCLCGFFFYTWLIYFVEYGFGLNILGNFWLAFLAGAPYSMSMVLLLVMPLLTMRLFAEEKKLGTIELLLTYPLRDRTILGAKYSACAAVLLVLLIGTLGYPAYLLALQPLPWAPLLSGYLGLLFLGLSFIACGLFISALTENQVVAAIATLGILLMFWALTWNEAASSPPVLRVLAQLSMFDHFETFVRGVIDLRDVLYFVCFIAFFNFLTLRVLESRTWRG